In Populus nigra chromosome 1, ddPopNigr1.1, whole genome shotgun sequence, one genomic interval encodes:
- the LOC133673852 gene encoding uncharacterized protein LOC133673852: MATFLSSSSRPLPLLLSSNHCRLQTPPSLSLSFPFSYPLRATITANSRQIKTLILASSNSDSSFDGFGFNREPCSTDKKSLLSELIQEIEPLDVSLIQKDVPPATLDAMKRTISGMLGLLPSDRFQVFIEAWWESLSKLLVSSMMTGYTLRNAEYRLCLERNLDIHEEDSEKQAQGNSKNNLQGLVLESEETNQSLGKDTEFEKIAEDLSDDINIQGLGEISLEAQQYILHLQSHLSSVKKELHEVRMKSAALQMHQFVGEEKNDLLDYLRSLQPEKVAELSEPTFPELKETIHSVVHGLLATLSPKMHSKTPPQSENTSPGSLNTGVDCAELVENTSLHFQPLISLTRDYLARLLFWCMLLGHYLRGLEYRMELMELLSLTSHEENDSCEDRQVA; the protein is encoded by the exons ATGGCAACCTTTCTCTCCTCATCTTCTCGTCCTCTCCCTCTGCTCCTCTCCTCTAATCACTGTCGCCTTCAAACGCCGCcgtctctttctctctcattccCATTTTCTTATCCTCTTCGCGCCACTATTACCGCAAATTCTAGACAAATCAAAACCCTAATTCTTGCTTCGTCGAATTCAGATTCTTCCTTCGATGGATTCGGTTTTAATCGAGAGCCTTGTTCTACCGATAAG AAATCACTTCTTTCAGAATTGATACAAGAGATAGAGCCATTAGATGTGAGCCTTATCCAAAAAGATGTTCCACCTGCTACTTTGGATGCTATGAAGAGGACCATCTCGGGCATGTTGGGCTTACTTCCATCAGACcgatttcaagtttttattgaGGCTTGGTGGGAATCTCTCTCAAAGTTATTGGTCTCTTCAATGATGACAGG GTATACACTACGAAATGCTGAGTATAGGCTTTGCCTTGAAAGAAACCTTGATATACACGAAGAAGATTCTGAAAAGCAAGCGCAGggaaattcaaaaaacaatcttCAAGGGTTAGTGCTAGAGAGTGAAGAAACAAATCAAAGTCTTGGAAAAGATactgaatttgaaaaaattgcAGAAGACCTATCTGATGACATCAATATCCAAGGCCTTGGTGAAATATCCCTTGAAGCTCAGCAATATATTCTTCATTTACAATCTCATTTATCTTCTGTGAAAAAG GAACTACATGAAGTTAGGATGAAAAGTGCTGCTCTTCAAATGCATCAATTTGTCGGCGAAGAAAAGAATGATTTACTGGACTACTTAAGGTCACTACAACCAGAGAAG GTTGCTGAGTTATCCGAACCAACATTCCCTGAATTAAAAGAAACGATCCATTCTGTAGTCCACGGTCTCCTTGCAACCCTTTCTCCTAAGATGCATTCTAAGACTCCTCCACAATCAGAGAACACATCACCTGGATCGCTAAATACTGGAGTTGATTGTGCTGAACTTGTTGAGAACACTTCGCTTCATTTCCAGCCCCTCATTTCATTGACAAGGGACTATCTGGCACGACTACTTTTCTG gtgTATGCTTCTGGGGCACTACCTGCGAGGCCTTGAGTACCGAATGGAGCTGATGGAACTTCTATCCTTGACAAgccatgaagaaaatgattccTGTGAAGACAGGCAAGTTGCTTGA